The segment CGTCCTTCACCGTCATACCTTGGACCCGTTAGAGGCTCTATTGGCCGGCAATCTCACCTGCTCAAACCTTACCAGAGTGTTCAGCCCAAAACAATCGGCTCAGCCCCAAGGGTAGAGAGAGAACGTCAAGCATCTCCGGTTAGGCAAGACCTGTCGTCGCTAAATTGAAGCAAGAAACGCGTCAAGTATGTTGAGGCCCTTAGCTTATCTCGCGTGAGCCACCGATCGGCCCTTATAGCCCCGTCATCTCCGACGTTGTCCGGAGATCGCGGGGCTTTTTTGTTTCCTGGCGGGCCGGTGCTCGGCTCGCCGCAGGTTGCTTTGTGGAGGAGTTCATGTCGCACATCGTCTTTATTCAGACTGAAGTTCGTGATCCCGTCGCCATCCGGTCGGCTTGTGATCGTCTGCGTTTGCCGGAGCCTGTGTTTGGGCGGACGAAGTTGTTTAGCAGTTCCGAGTCAGGCTGGGCCGTGAAGTTGCCGGATTGGCGCTATCCGATCGTCTGCGACGTGAACACGGCGACGATCGCCTTCGATAATTATGGCGGGCGCTGGGGTGACCAGAAGCAGCTCGACCGCTTTCTTCAGGGATACGCCGTTGAGAAAGCCAAGATCGAAGCCCGACAGAAGGGCCATTCGGTGACCGAGCAGTCGATGGAAGACGGCTCAGTGAAACTGACCATCAACGTCGGAGGGGCGGTATGAACAGGACTATCGAGATCATCATCGCACCCAACGGTCAGACCAAAGTCGAAACGAAGGACTTCGTCGGCGCGAAATGTCGAGACGCGAGTCGGTTCATTGAGCTGGCTCTCGGCCAGCAAACCGACGAACTGCTCAAGGCCGAGTTTCACCAGACCGCCTCGAACCAGCAGCACGTTCGCCAAGGCGAATAGCGGCATTCCTCGACGCTGCTGCGACTCTTCTTTCGCATCCACCTCAAACGAAGGAGTCTTCCATGACATTTACCGAACGACTAGCGGAGTATGTGCGCGCATGCTTCACCGGCCTTTGGATTGAATCCCACGAACATCAGGATGCACTGGTTGCAATGGCCCAACTCTGTCGACAGGAAGATTGGCGAATGGCAACCTGGGACATTGACCAAGGCTTGAAACTCCCTAGAGCCGAGACCGAAGCCGGGGCCAGTGATCCGTTGGCGGCGATCCGGGCGATCAACTCGCTGGCGACGCCAGAGGGGACGGCGATCTTGGTGCTTCAGAACTTTCATCGGTTCATGCAGTCGGCCGAGATTGTCCAGGCCCTCTCACAACAGGTCGTCACTGGCAAGCAGAACCGCACCATCATCGTGGTGCTCTCGCCGGTGGTTTCTTTGCCGGTCGAACTGGAAAAACTGTTCGTCGTGTTGGAGCACGAACTTCCCAATCGTGAGCAGCTGACGGAAATCGCGGAAGGTGTCGCCACCGAAGACGGCGAGTTTCCCGAGGGGCAGGAACGTGAAACGATCCTGGATGCCGCCGTCGGGCTGACTCGCTTCGAGGCCGAAAACGCTTTCAGTTTGTCGCTCATTCAAGAGGGGCGACTGAACGCTTCGACGCTCTGGGAACAAAAGGCCCAGATGCTCAAGAAAAGTGGAACGCTTCAGCTCTATCGCGGCGGCGATGACTTCAGCCGGCTCGGCGGATTGTCAGCACTCAAGGCGTTCACGAAACGGTCGCTGCTGCAACCCAACCGCAACAATCCGCTCAAGCGGCCGCGCGGCGTGATGCTGTTGTCGCCACCTGGCTGCGGAAAGTCACAGTTTTGCAAAGCCCTTGGCAGTGAAGTCGGGCGACCCGTGTTGATCCTGGATGTGGGCAGCCTGATGGGTTCGCTCGTCGGACAGAGCGAGGAGCGAACTCGGCACACCTTGCGAACCATCGACGCGATGGCTCCTTGTGTGGTGATGATCGACGAAGTGGAGAAGGCGTTCGCCGGCGTGAACGGCCAGAGTGATTCCGGCGTGGCGGCTCGCATGTTCGGTACGTTCCTTGGCTGGCTCAACGACCATCAGTCCGATGTGTTCGTAGTCTGCACAGCCAACGATGTCAGCAAGCTCCCGCCAGAGTTCAGCCGCAGCGAGAGGTTTGACGGCGTATTCTTTGTCGACTTGCCGACTCGCGAGGAGAAAGACGCGATCTGGGACATCTATCTCAATCTGTTCGAGATCGAACCAAATCAGCGACGGCCCAAGGATGACCAGTTCACCGGCGCTGAGATCCGTGCTTGCTGCCGACTGGCGGCGCTCCTGGATGTGACGCTTGTGCAAGCGGCTCAGAACGTCGTCCCGGTGGCCGTGACCGCTGTCGAATCAGTCGAGCGATTGCGGACCTGGGCCAGTGGCCGCTGCCTCGATGCCAGCCGTCCTGGCATCTATCAGCACGACGGTGGAAGCGGAAAATCTCGGCGACGCGTCAGTCGCGATCCCTCCAACAACTGAAGCCGCTCTTTCCCAGTGGATGTCGCGGCTTGATTTTTCCAGTGAAAGGTAAGCCTATGAGCGAAGAACCCAAAACCCGATTCGCCAAATACGAAGGCGGTTGCCTGATCGCGGTACTTGTCGTGATCGGGCTGGTCTTCCTTGCGGGACTGTTGAATCCCAAGAAGAAGCTTGTCGACGTCCGGGTCACCGGACAGATCCAAGGGCATTTCATTGATGACCCGACATTCACGCTTTTGGTGTGGCATCAGTATGAGGGCAATCTGAAGAACGGGCGACTCACCGTCCGTCTTCATGGAAAGAGTGTCCGGCCGGAAGACGCAGTCCATGTGCATAGCTTTGAGACTTGGAGTCCCAACCAGCACAACGTGGTGACCAAAAGCATTTCGCTGCCGAACTACGATCCAGCCGAACCGTTGGTCGTGGAAGTCTATGTGAAAGCGGCAAACGCCCGTGACACCTTGATCCGGCTTGTCTGGCAAAACGGCGATTGGAAGGACTGATCGCTAAATCGTAAAACGACTTTCTGCGCCGAGCCTGGTTCCTAAGGGAACTGGGCTCGGCGTTTTTCTTGGTCTCTATTTTGGAGATTACGCATGAGCACATTGTTAGATGAACCCACATCCCAGTCGGTCGAAACAACCTCTGCCTCCAATCGACTTCGCACGACGATGGCGGCGGCACGACTCAGTTTCAACTGGCTTGGTGTGCGGAAATCGCTCAACTCCCAACAGAAGAATCAAGCGGCGGACTCGTTCGGCGCGGAAGGCAAGTTTCTCAGCGCCGGCAAGAAGTTGCTGGATACGTCACATCCGAGCTACAAAGCGGTGACCGCGATTCGCGGCCGTGCCGTTTCCTATTGGAAGGGCGTTTCGTTGCCGTATCCCGAACCGGGTGTCCGCTTGATTCGGCAGGATGCGATCACTGAGTTTGACGGCAAGATCGCCGAGTTCCGCACGGAGTTGGATGATGCGGTCGCCGAGCTGGACCGACACTTTGACGAGCTTCGTGAGGCGGCTCGCCAGCGGCTGGGAGATTTGTTCGACGCCAGCGATTATCCCGCATCGTTGATCGGAATGTTCGCCATTGAGCACGACTATCCCAGCGTCGAGCCGCCGGACTACCTGCGACAGCTCAGCCCCGAGTTGTACCAGCAGGAGTGCCAGCGCGTTCAGGCCCGTTTCGACGAAGCGGTTCAATTGGCCGAGCAGGCGTTTCTGGAAGAACTCGCCAAGCTGGTCGATCACTTGGCCGAACGTCTCAACGGTCAAGACGATGGCAAACCCAAAGTGTTTCGGGATTCGGCCGTCACCAACCTGACCGAGTTCTTCGAGCGGTTCCGGTCAC is part of the Blastopirellula sediminis genome and harbors:
- a CDS encoding DUF1257 domain-containing protein; this translates as MSHIVFIQTEVRDPVAIRSACDRLRLPEPVFGRTKLFSSSESGWAVKLPDWRYPIVCDVNTATIAFDNYGGRWGDQKQLDRFLQGYAVEKAKIEARQKGHSVTEQSMEDGSVKLTINVGGAV
- a CDS encoding DUF2997 domain-containing protein, translated to MNRTIEIIIAPNGQTKVETKDFVGAKCRDASRFIELALGQQTDELLKAEFHQTASNQQHVRQGE
- a CDS encoding AAA family ATPase, coding for MTFTERLAEYVRACFTGLWIESHEHQDALVAMAQLCRQEDWRMATWDIDQGLKLPRAETEAGASDPLAAIRAINSLATPEGTAILVLQNFHRFMQSAEIVQALSQQVVTGKQNRTIIVVLSPVVSLPVELEKLFVVLEHELPNREQLTEIAEGVATEDGEFPEGQERETILDAAVGLTRFEAENAFSLSLIQEGRLNASTLWEQKAQMLKKSGTLQLYRGGDDFSRLGGLSALKAFTKRSLLQPNRNNPLKRPRGVMLLSPPGCGKSQFCKALGSEVGRPVLILDVGSLMGSLVGQSEERTRHTLRTIDAMAPCVVMIDEVEKAFAGVNGQSDSGVAARMFGTFLGWLNDHQSDVFVVCTANDVSKLPPEFSRSERFDGVFFVDLPTREEKDAIWDIYLNLFEIEPNQRRPKDDQFTGAEIRACCRLAALLDVTLVQAAQNVVPVAVTAVESVERLRTWASGRCLDASRPGIYQHDGGSGKSRRRVSRDPSNN